In the genome of Lathyrus oleraceus cultivar Zhongwan6 chromosome 4, CAAS_Psat_ZW6_1.0, whole genome shotgun sequence, the window atgtggttACGGACTTTGACCGAAgtaaaggttggtttagtgttgtcgagtccatggatcacaatgagggcatgccgatgggacagtacagagtcgaactagatagaggttagtgcgactgcagaaagttccaagcctttcgtacccccgCTCCCATGTCcttgcggcatgctcaaaggttcgaagggatccatcatacttgttatctgaagtttacaaaATCGTCAGtttttcaaatgtttataaaattagttttttcgtagtggcaaaagaggattattggccagaatatcaaggggacatcgtccggcacaacgaagttatgcgaaggaagaaaaagggtcgcccaaacagcatccgaattcgaaccgaaatggatacggcgaacaaaatggttagactatgtagttcatgccgtcaactaggtcacaatcgtaataactgtcctagtgttagaatgagcacaaccagataaatttacatgtacctctattgcaatatatgaaaaattaaatttatttcatattagacgtctgtCACGAAAGTACCATTGCATAAACAGTAACACAtataattataacaaatacaagaactatgcaattacaaccagcaaaacaattttgaacatgtaatgcatcatcctacgagcgtcttggtctGTCTTAATATCCACCAATTCGCGTAATTCTCCgtgttggttgaacgtggacacaaaCCATTGTActcttctaatccgttcaccctctccaatttctccctctaaccaactgtacaacgtccgattaagacgttcaaacatatttgtgttccaaagtcgaatctgtaccggagccgcaacgacagaaaatattacatcagcaaTATGTTTTTGAATGTATGCAAACATTGTTGAAACAGggaaaattgaaattgatggtggttgaattgtattaggagatgagtttgagtgaaaaatattgcatccaatgcgtggtatttatagagacggacAAAACATCTGGGCGCTTGAGGGATTGACGCCCACATGACCATCACATGCAGCCAGATGAATTAGCGCCCACACAACCAAATGCACctaggcgccactagcattgacgcctcctcatgaggcccaatgcaggcgccactagtattggcgcctcctcatgaggagcgcaatgcatacgccaatgctagtggcgcctcctcgtgaggagcgcaatgcatgcgccaatgctattgacgcctcctctttaTGCATTGGGGGTGCCCcagttcatctgacgcatcctctaccaaacctggttattttgataatttttttaaataattagttattttgaaaaaaaactaaaaataattattattttgaaaaaaaattccaaacttttacctacttcctcttcaagaacacccATATTAATCCTATTTGAATCTGCTCAAACTTCAACAAAATTCAAGAAACCGATATCCTGAATTTCACAAAACTCCCAATATCTTTATATCTGAGTACAATTATCGTACTATGTAATCAAGCTTCATGTTAATCCTATTCATAGAGGATATGAACTGTACTATTTTCATTACCTTGTGCCAtaagacaatgattcaattaGTAAAAAATATGAGCATACAAAAGTATATAGACAATCATGAATATGGTATCTATCGGTTATATATAACTGTTAACTGAATATGGTTTCAGAGTTATAGATATATCCAAAACCAACAATGCTTAAAACCAACAGTGCAACACTAACAATTGACCCCAAACTCCATATAATATAACTATACTTAATCCGATTCAAAGCCATAATTCAGAAAGAAAGGAAATAGCATAACAATAACCAATTTCTTTTTCTACATATCATTACAATGACATTCGAGATTAGCCCATGGTTCAAAAAGTTACAGAATAATTAAACCTATAATTTAAAGCCTAGTGTCGAGGGTGAGGCACAAATTGGTATTATTCTCCAGCTCAGCCAAGTGATTATGCATGAAAAGGATACCACATTTTCTCTGCGAGAAGCAATTTAAGCATTCTAAGAGAAACTTGAGAAATACTCATCAATCTGCATAAAAATGCTCAGTAGACATCAAAGAGTAAAGGTAATCAGAAGAACTGTTACCCATGGTTTTAAACTGCTTTCCACAAGAACGGCGACAATAATTGTGACTACAAGTCTACAACCTATGCTTTTCAAGATCTCAACAACCACATCAAATCCAGCTATATCTGACTACAATATTCTACATATCAAATATCATAACATAACCACCACAACTGTAATTAAAAACCTTACTTATATGATAACAAGATGTGCATAAAGTAAACCAGGGTGTTACAATTTGATTACATTACATGTTTTAACtgaaccaaaataaaaaacataacGAACATGCTTTTCCTTTCCGTTTTACAGGTAAACCGAATGCTAAATTAAGCCGATAAATAAGAGACTCGTCTGTCATCATTCATTAACTATGAAAATATGGAATACACAAAAATGCTCATCACCAATTCACCACCACTATCACTAATTACTACCACAATAACTAATAACTAACATGTGCTTGTGATCAAAACCATAAACACATCCAACCAAGCCAACAACATATAAACAATTTCATCAATTACACCATATCttgataaaaacaaaaaattgcCATTTAGATCTATGAAACACTGGCACATATATAGACACGACACACAGGACTAGTTGAATAATGCGGTAATGCGGAATACCAAACACACACCTTCAATCTGATGTGTCAATGCTACATAGTCACgatcaatcatcatcatcatgatcacTCTCATCACTGAAATACCCAGCtttcttccctttcttcttcGTCTTGTTGTTGTCCAAACCCTCATCATCATTTCTGTTTCTCCCCAGCAACCTTTCACCCGCTTCATCATCCACAACAGAAGCCCAATTATCGTCAAACTGCTCCGCAGCAATCTGACCaccctcctcctcctcctcatcACCTTCCTCCTCCCCATCCCTATCCCTCAGCCCACTAAATCCCTGTCGCGGCTTCTTAGGCTGAGGCCGCGGCCTCGGCCCCAACTGATTCTTAGGACACTCATACGACAAATGACCATGCCCCCCACACTCATAACACAAAGCAGTCTCAGTATTGTACACGCGCTTCCGAATAAACTCCGGAGCACGTCCATTATCAGCAGTAATAGTAGCAGTTAGAGTCCTTCCATTGAGAATCTTCTTATTCATCTCCGCCACGACGCGTTGGGCGTCATTACGAGAAACGAATTGGACAAACGCGACACCGCGGCTTAGGCGCGTGTGACGGTCTTTGAGAACGGTTACACGCGCAATGCGGCCGAAAGTAGAGAAGAGCGTATGGAGATCGGAGTTTGTTAGGGAGTAATCTATATTAGAAACGTATAGCGTCGATTTTGATGGTGCTAAGGGTTCACCTGTTTTTCCTATTGATGATCCTTTGTTGTTCGGTTTTGATTGGGGTTGATTACTGGATGTGGTGCCAGTGGTGGTGTTGGGGGTTGAGGACGAAGCGCAGTAGCGGTAGTAGAAAACGTCGTCGTCTTCATCGTTGTCGCTGTGTTTTCGTTTGTGTTTCTTCTTGCTTGACATTTTTTTTGGTTCAGGTTTTTTGTTTCCGGCAACGGCATTCGGTTTCCGGCGAAGGAATTAGTTCTCCGATGCTTCTTTAATCTATAGGGGAAATCTGAGAGTGGAGAGATTCTATAATGCGTTTGAGAAACCCTAGACAAGTGAAGCGAAACTCCAAGCGGATCTGGACATGGATCCGGATATTTTGGATTGGTTTTATATATGGTTTTATCCATTCTTATTTTTTTATAAGCAGTACTATCCATATGTAAATGGACAACTTGCTCACCGCCAGAGTACTTGTAAAGATAGCATAAAACTAAAAATTATAATGTTTTaagatttttttatttaattggtCAGCCACCCATCTGCatatataaattttaataattttttgttaGTATGATGCAGATTTTTTAAGACAAAAATTTCTAGTTCGTTagatatacaattttattatattattttagaTTATATTTTAATATCTTAAGATAAATAGAGTTATTGAAATttagcaaaaatagaatagagtgaaatagaaattttattactttattatttGAATAATTAGCGATAAAAACAAAGTAACTTTTTGATTCTGCTCATATAAAAGAGAAACAATATTGATGGAAAGTGATGAAAATTTTCATTCTGCTCATATTAAAGGGAACAATACTCGTAGAAAGTGATCAATACTAGTAGAAAGTGATGTAATTTTTTATTCCTCATATCTAAGGGAAACAATGCTAATGAAAagtgatgaaatgaaataaaatagaataataaaattttattatacTGGATCTGATTTTAATTAACTCAAACAATGTAATCTTATTCTATTTCATCTCATATCACTTCATATCATCTCATTGCATCAATTTAAGCAAAACCTTAGTCTAATAACTTCAGTTTCACAAAATTTAAAAACTCTTATGTAGAATTTGTCCAGAATTGAAGACGACTCATCTCTTACTAGAAACTCAACAATTAATTTGTTTTCAAAAGTAATGCTTTATTTATAAGCTTAGATTATGTTTGGACATCTTAAAATGAAGATATAAGAATAAAAATGAACATAGTGAATCAACAAAATTAGAAGTACATACGATTAAAATGCATCAAAATCGATGACatctttttaaatttattgaactTTTCGCATTAGACTTTTTTCTATTGTATTATTTTTCAACATCATTTAATTTCTAGAACTCATGCATCCTATCCAAAAAAGAAAAGTTCTCACTCAGATGTTTCTTCCTTAAGACGTTCTCTCCATTCTACGAATGTTGGTGGTACAGGACACCCTCGTTTCAAATAAGCTTGTATAAAATGCATCTTAGTAGCAATCTGTCCAATCAAGACAACCCGGCCATTTAAATTATTTGGAGGGCAACATAGCAGAGGGAAAACGATTTACGAAAAACTATGTCTTGTAAACTAAACTAAAACTCAGTCATATACATTTGATATAAGATGACTCATTTCAGAAAAATTCATCCACTTTATTGTCGTTGTGGGGACACCAATTTCACTAAGAATCAAAGGATTTTGAATAGCTTGTATTTGTGCATTAGTCATATAGAGTCGCATGTAattgtcgcacctcaaaaaaagatgataatgcgatccctcgcgataggacgcggaaaaaaaaatgttgttcgaaacagagtcgccaccgaactttatttattccaatgaaggaataggaaaatatcgagaaaacctttagaaataagaataatggtcgtcgcaaccatattcgggttcgggagtcgattacgcaaggggaaggtattagtgtaacaccccgatgaaataaggctaattatttaatttaaattaatataatatttattaatttaattaattaattgggttattttattattggattattattattattattttggaataagaatataaattggaaaatatatatgttggaattaaggaaaaagtcccatttggagtaaaaaggtttttacgtgaaaaacagagaagcgatcgtgaaagaggaaaagggcaaaggcagagcaagaggaagaaggttgaagaaggaagagcttgagcttaaagatttgccggattaatcaggtaaggggggtttatcgttgattaatgggtattatgggataatatgtaatgggtagtgataagccgttgatttgaccctaattgggattgtgcATGTTggaaaattgtgatgaataagttgtgtaAAATCTGAAATTTAATCGGTAATTAGATGGGTAGtgttttcccgatcgtatagctttttacggaattggaatcggaggtccggaagtcctccaacggcggaaaatgcggagaattctgcattcttccttgtgttagcgcaggaactgctgttttgtctgcgttaaccggttaacccagggcgttaaccggttaacactgttttgaattgtgaaaatgtactattttgcctgcgttaaccggttaacccagggcgttaaccggttaacactgttacagagtggaaaattggtgttttaaacGTTGTGTACCTATTCGAGGGTTGGTCTATGTTGAcatatgatgtaatagggattaattcccgctgttttgagcagtgtaggtattagtagagtgtgctaatactatgattgattatgtggcataACATGATATGTTTTTGTGATGAATGTGTTGATGttatgtgatggtatacatgatgttgtgaatgtatgcatttgtgaatagactgttttatggcttagagtgtgagcatatgtctattcttgaattgttgttgatgttgcattgctaggtgattagcatgcatactgtggcctttatggtggtagctaattcccatggtgaggaattagtgagtaaatcaatttgatttttgttgatgtttgcatgctaggtgattagcgtgcatagcatagctcttgaggggtggtagctaattcccatggtgaggaattagtgagtgagtcactatgtctcaaataagtgggactagtgagcttggtagccgggcctggatttggacggtgaggttgaactatatgttcacaaattAGTCGGTACCGCgtgcatggagtctcattgcataatgtatgtatggcatataatatgaatggatgcattccagtattatatgtgtgttgtgtgttgtatgttgtgagttgtgttgatgttgagtatgatgttgagttgataTGCCGTTACTGAAcgtgtaatctgattagggtgatgaaatgtgttatttacttggcattacatgttgttctataatgcttattatatcgattgaggaactcacccttacaactatttttcaggtaacgagcaatgatttgagtagaagctagtgcttggagcctagtgtagtctccttagtgggtcatgctctgatagatgtaacatcgggagggaatattttaattgttttgtggttggttgttggaccattttacatgtaatatgctacatgttttgcatgattgagttgacctctatccgctgcgtattgtgcaagtatttgatgttttgaattaaataatgagcatgactaagTTATTTtggtgtgaaatattgtgtgacaccctttggtgcataattactctgattgttatatgttattattttaaattaaaaatgtggggtatttagaagggtgttacattagtggtatcagagcatagtcggtcgagtcgagtcgtaattattctgttcccctgtacgggataggcgttgtgtaaccctatcagtacttatttttttagcttgttgggttttcagaatagagatggctggaagaggtagagatgatgctgcgattgctgaggctctgggtatgctagctggagtacttggagggaatccgaatcttgtgggaatgggagctgctcgtcaactgagtgagttccagaagaacaatcctccaatgttcaagggagcatacgatccagatggtgctcagaagtggttaaaggagatcgagagaatcttcagagtgactgagtgtgccgataaccagaaggtcaggttcggtacgcatatgctgtcagaggaagctgatgattggtgggttgctactCGCACTGAATTAGAAACTGCTGATAGTGCTGAGAtctcttgggctgtgttcagagagagattcttgaggaagtattttccagaggatgttagaggaaagaaagagatagagttcttggaattgaagcagggtaacaggtctgttactgagtatgctgctaagttcatagagctgtcaaagtattacactccctataatgaggctgctggagaattttcgaaatgtgtgaagtttgagaacgggttgcgtcccgagatcaaacaggctattggatatcagcggatcagagtgttttctgacttggttgactgttgcaggatttttgaacaggattccaaagccagagcagagagctatcagcagagggttgataggaaaggcaagaatcagaatgatcgtggaaaaccgtatgcagctggcaaaggttttcagaaacagagtgggatgaagaggcctagtgggggagattctagtgctcctgctaagtgttacagatgtggtcaggctggacatcgtgtccatgagtgtaccagtgctgagaggaagtgttttaagtgtggaaaaggtggtcacttggctgcagagtgccggttgaagactgtgacttgtttcaactgtggagaggtgggtcatatcagtccacagtgtcctaagccgaagaaagagaatcagtcgggaggaaaagtctttgctttatcgggttttgagacttctgcagatgatcgtttgatccgaggtacgtgttatattaatggctttcctcttgtagctattattgacacaggtgcgactcattcttttatatctttggattgtgctatgaaacttaaattagagatatctgagatgcatggtagtatggtgattgatactcctgcgaagggttcagtgactactacttctgtttgtttgaactgtcctttgagtatttttggtagagactttgggatagaccttgtgtgtcttccactagtgcagattgacgttatcttgggtatgaactggttggtgtttaaccgagtttctatcaactgttttgataagactgtgatatttcctgagattgaggaaggaaagagtttgtttttatcagcaaggcaggtgaatgaggaagtggcagatggggcaaagttgtttatgctgttagcgactttggaggctaaagataaactggtgattcgtgatctagcagtggtgtgtgattttcctgatgtatttccagaacaagtgaatgaattaccgccagagcgtgaagttgagttctcaattgatttggtacctggtactagaccgatatcgatggctccgtaccgtatgtctgctgttgagttagctgaattgaagagtcagctggaagatttgttggataagaaatttattcgtccgagtgtgtcaccgtggggtgcaccagtattattggttaagaagaaagaaggtactatgaggttgtgtgtggactacaggcaactgaataaagtgacgatcaagaatcggtatcctttgccgaggattgatgatttgatggatcagttggttggtgcaagtgtgttcagcaaaatagatttgagatctgggtatcatcagatacgtgtgaaaactgaggatattcagaagactgctttcagaacaaggtatggacattatgagtattctgtaatgccttttggtgtgactaatgcgcctggagtatttatggagtatatgaataggatttttcatccgtacctagatcagtttgttgtggtgtttattgatgacattttggtgtattcgaaatctgaagaagagcatgctgagcatttgagagtggttttaggagttctacgaggaaagaagttatttgctaaactgtcaaagtgtgaattttggttagaagaggttagttttcttggtcatgtgatttcaagaggtggtgttgctgttgatccttctaagatagaagcggtatctaagtgggaagctccgaagtcagtttctgagataaggagttttcttggtttggctggttattataggaagttcattgagggattttctaagttggcgttaccgttgacgatgttgactagaaaggggcaagcgtttatttgggattcaaaatgtgaagaaggtttccaagagttaaagagaaggttaactagtgctcctgttttgatattaccgagtccgtcggaaccatttgaggtttactgtgatgcttcattgttgggtttggggggtgtgttgatgcagaataagcaggttatagcttatgcttcgagacagctgagggttcatgagaggaactatccgacgcacgatttagagttggtagctgtggtatttgttctgaagttgtggaggcattatt includes:
- the LOC127137525 gene encoding U11/U12 small nuclear ribonucleoprotein 31 kDa protein, producing the protein MSSKKKHKRKHSDNDEDDDVFYYRYCASSSTPNTTTGTTSSNQPQSKPNNKGSSIGKTGEPLAPSKSTLYVSNIDYSLTNSDLHTLFSTFGRIARVTVLKDRHTRLSRGVAFVQFVSRNDAQRVVAEMNKKILNGRTLTATITADNGRAPEFIRKRVYNTETALCYECGGHGHLSYECPKNQLGPRPRPQPKKPRQGFSGLRDRDGEEEGDEEEEEGGQIAAEQFDDNWASVVDDEAGERLLGRNRNDDEGLDNNKTKKKGKKAGYFSDESDHDDDD